The genomic window GCCGGCGGCGGCCTGCTCCAAGGTATCGGTCATCTGTTCAAAACTGCCATAGCCGACCGTTCCCGCTTTCTCCGGCGGCGGTAGTCCGCCACAGGCCTTGGCGCTGATCGCCGCTTCCACCGGGCCGGCAGCAAAGAACAACCAGCGCAGATAGCTGCCACGCAGCGGATCGTCCAGCGCCGGTGCCAGACCAGCCGCGGGGAATGCGTCGGCCAGATAGGTGCATATCGCCGCCGCCTCGCTCACCACCACGCCGCGGTGCACGATGGTAGGCACCTTGCCCATCGGGTTGATGGCAAGGAAAGCCGGCGCTTTCATGCTTTTGCCGAACTCCAGCACCTCGGTGCGGTACGGCTGCCCCAGTTCTTCCAGCATCCAGCGCACGATCCGACCACGCGACATCGGATTGGTATAGAAGACGATTTCGTCTGATGTGCTGGCCATGCGTCTGACTCCAAAAAGGGAGCCGGCAGTTTAGCCAGCAATACACACGCACGTCACGCAGTGACTACGCTGATGAAAGAACCCAGCCAAGCCCGCCTGCCGCCACGCGGGCGAAGACGGCGAAGGCGCTGGCCGGCATGGGCGATGGCGCGCGCATCGCCGGCCACCGGTGGCCGGTTCGCTCAGTACGCGAACTCGGCAAACAACGGATCAACGCTGCCATTCCAGCGGCCATGGAACAGCTCCAGCTTGCGCTCAGCAGCGGTTTTGCCCGAGTCCACGATCTCCTGCAGTACATCCAGGAAGCGCGTTTCATCCTGGCCATCGGCATTGAGCGCGGCACGACGGCGCAGGCCGTCGCGCGAAATCGCCAGGGCCTCACGTGCCAGATCACGCACCGTGCCGTTGCGGAACGGCAGGTTCATCGCATGCCTCGGCACGCCATCGCGCAGCACGTTGCGCTCGGCAAGGCTGAAATCCTTGACCAGATCCCACGCGGCGTTCAACGCGGTTTCGTCGTACAGCAACCCCACCCAGAATGCCGGCAATGCGCAGATGCGGCTCCACGGGCCACTGTCGGCGCCGCGCATTTCCAGGTACTTCTTCAGCCGCACTTCCGGGAATGCCGTGGTGGTGTGGTCGGACCAGTCACGCAGCGTCGGCAGCGCGCCCGGCAGTGCCGGCAGTTTGCCCTGCATGAAGTCACGGAAACTCTGCCCGCTGGCATCGTGGTAGATGCCAGCGCGGTAGGAGAAGTACATCGGCACATCCAGCAGATAGTCGACGTAACGCTCGTAGCCGAAACCATCCTCGAACACGAAATCGAGCATGCCGGTGCGGTCCGGATCGGTATCGGTCCAGATGTGCGAGCGGTAGCTCAGGTAGCCGTTGGGCTTGCCTTCGGTGAACGGCGAATCGGCGAACAGCGCGGTGGCAATGGGCTGCAGCGCCAGCGACACGCGGAACTTCTTCACCATGTCCGCTTCGCTGGCGTAATCCAGGTTGACCTGCACCGTGCAGGTGCGGGTCATCATGTCCAGGCCGAGCGAGCCGACCTTGGGCATGTAGTTCTTCATGATCTGGTAGCGGCCCTTCGGCATCCACGGCATGTCGGCACGCGCCCACTTGGGCTGGAAGCCCATACCAAGGAAACCCAGCTGCAGCTCGCCGGCCACCTGCGCCACTTCATTGAGGTGGCTGCCGGTTTCCAGGCAGGTGTCGTGCAGGGTCAGCAAGGCACCGCCAGAAAGCTCCAGCTGGCCAGCCGGCTCCAGCGTCACCGAGGCGCCATCGCGCAGCAGGGCGATGGTGTTGCCATCCTCCTGCACCGGCTCCCAGCCGAAGCGGGTCAGGCCGGTGAGCAGCGCATTGATGCCGCGCTCACCTTCAAACGCAGGCGGGCGCAGGTCATCCAGGCGGAACCCGAATTTCTCGTGCTCGGTGCCGATCCGCCATTGCGACTTGGGCTTTTCACCCGACGCAATGCTCTCGACCAGCTGGTCGCGGTGGGAGATGGGGGTATCAGCGACGTGGCTCGGGCTCGACAAGGGCAGGCTCGCAGAATTCTGGTCAGGGCGGGAAGGTGGGGGCCAGCCCCCGCCATCGCAAGGGCGCACTATATCGCGGCCTACATTGCCATCGTGTCACGGCAGCGGTTTGCAGCATCCTATAAAAGCAGACTTGACCGGTACGCCTACTGCGCCTGCGAGTCATTACGCGCCCGGCCCGGCGTCCGTTCTACACTGTGCACATGAGCCGCAGCCATCACCGTGAAGCCCATCGTTCCGACCGCATCGGCTGGCTGCGTGCGGCCGTGCTGGGTGCCAATGACGGCATCGTTTCGGTCGCCGGACTGGTGGTGGGCGTGGCCGCCAGCGGCGCCAGCCCCTCAGCCATCCTGGCCACCGGCGTCGCCGGCACCGTGGCCGGTGCCATGTCGATGGCGGCCGGTGAATATG from Stenotrophomonas nitritireducens includes these protein-coding regions:
- a CDS encoding glutathione S-transferase family protein; protein product: MASTSDEIVFYTNPMSRGRIVRWMLEELGQPYRTEVLEFGKSMKAPAFLAINPMGKVPTIVHRGVVVSEAAAICTYLADAFPAAGLAPALDDPLRGSYLRWLFFAAGPVEAAISAKACGGLPPPEKAGTVGYGSFEQMTDTLEQAAAGAAPWLLGDRFSAADVYVGSQVLWGQMFKTLPERDAFAAYGERLRNRPAWQRAAALDDALIPPRA
- a CDS encoding glutamate--cysteine ligase — translated: MSSPSHVADTPISHRDQLVESIASGEKPKSQWRIGTEHEKFGFRLDDLRPPAFEGERGINALLTGLTRFGWEPVQEDGNTIALLRDGASVTLEPAGQLELSGGALLTLHDTCLETGSHLNEVAQVAGELQLGFLGMGFQPKWARADMPWMPKGRYQIMKNYMPKVGSLGLDMMTRTCTVQVNLDYASEADMVKKFRVSLALQPIATALFADSPFTEGKPNGYLSYRSHIWTDTDPDRTGMLDFVFEDGFGYERYVDYLLDVPMYFSYRAGIYHDASGQSFRDFMQGKLPALPGALPTLRDWSDHTTTAFPEVRLKKYLEMRGADSGPWSRICALPAFWVGLLYDETALNAAWDLVKDFSLAERNVLRDGVPRHAMNLPFRNGTVRDLAREALAISRDGLRRRAALNADGQDETRFLDVLQEIVDSGKTAAERKLELFHGRWNGSVDPLFAEFAY